A genome region from Akkermansiaceae bacterium includes the following:
- a CDS encoding ThuA domain-containing protein, with translation MKNKPSILALAGIALIATAHAEETKPLKALLITGGCCHDYATQKGILKKGIEARANIIVDQIHTDNKTVKPDLPIYGVPEYANGYDVVIHDECAAGITDVEIIAGVLAPHKAGTPGVNLHCAMHSYRFGDFKKPVEAGAANASWYEYLGLQSTGHGPQKPIDIVHTDKEHPITKGLADWTTENEELYNNVKVFDTAHVLAKGKQGDQETVVTWTNDYKGTKVFNTTIGHNNVTVEDARYLDLVTRGLLWACGKLDEKGAIAEGYAK, from the coding sequence AACCAAGCCGCTCAAGGCCCTGCTCATCACAGGCGGGTGCTGCCACGACTACGCCACCCAGAAGGGGATCCTGAAAAAAGGCATCGAGGCGCGCGCCAACATCATCGTTGACCAGATCCATACCGATAACAAAACCGTCAAACCGGATCTCCCCATCTACGGAGTGCCGGAATATGCCAACGGCTACGACGTGGTCATCCACGACGAATGCGCAGCAGGCATCACCGATGTCGAGATCATCGCAGGCGTGCTCGCCCCACACAAGGCTGGCACTCCGGGAGTGAACCTCCACTGCGCCATGCACTCCTACCGCTTCGGCGATTTCAAGAAGCCCGTCGAGGCAGGTGCTGCCAACGCCAGCTGGTACGAATACCTAGGCCTGCAATCCACCGGCCACGGCCCCCAGAAGCCGATCGACATCGTCCATACCGACAAGGAGCACCCGATCACCAAAGGCCTGGCCGATTGGACTACGGAAAACGAGGAACTCTACAACAACGTCAAGGTCTTCGACACCGCCCACGTACTCGCGAAGGGCAAGCAGGGCGACCAGGAGACCGTCGTCACATGGACCAACGACTACAAGGGCACCAAGGTGTTCAACACCACCATCGGCCACAACAACGTGACCGTGGAGGACGCACGCTACCTCGACCTCGTCACCCGCGGCCTCCTCTGGGCCTGTGGAAAACTCGATGAGAAAGGCGCAATCGCGGAAGGCTACGCGAAATAA
- a CDS encoding C39 family peptidase gives MKPFLPLLLISSLMPLSADEAKLPSLDEILLDAKIWENGLESVKAATEPKKDEAAEKRSAAAMEELMKQLKEEGYTLASGSEKGFAWLSSQKEGLRARPGNFKLLGKALGEVVMRGNADSVDTVDISLYNRGDNGEIKAADFESRYEDWRKALEEKLGTRGSSRDQRGAVPIRGMMWTKDDSAFLLESSWNKSESRAEFIRLRMASVSGARNKTGKVVRRASLEDNVKKDAAGFTYVDGIPMVDQGEKGYCVVATVERVGRLYGLEMDQHEMAQLANTTSGGTNGDELEEAFKKVTGKIHVRTLRLIDYDDKQLNKDMKAYNRLAKKEGAWTMDMDTDEWIINPVWFWSKADKEVFRTIKAEQNGCEHFQRKIKEYVDQGTPLCWTLFLGMFPEKGLPQSFGGHMRLITGYNYDGDVPKIYYSDSWGEGHHQKTMRLDEAYCMTMGLYAMVPNR, from the coding sequence ATGAAGCCGTTCCTTCCACTGCTGCTAATTTCCTCCCTGATGCCTCTCTCTGCCGACGAGGCCAAGCTTCCTTCGCTCGACGAAATTCTCCTGGACGCAAAAATCTGGGAAAACGGCCTGGAATCCGTCAAGGCCGCCACGGAGCCAAAGAAAGACGAAGCCGCCGAGAAGCGAAGTGCGGCGGCAATGGAAGAACTGATGAAACAATTGAAAGAGGAAGGCTACACACTTGCCAGCGGCTCGGAAAAGGGTTTTGCCTGGCTATCCTCGCAAAAGGAAGGTCTGCGCGCCCGGCCCGGAAATTTCAAGCTGCTCGGCAAGGCGCTGGGTGAGGTTGTCATGCGCGGGAATGCGGACTCCGTGGATACCGTGGACATCTCCCTTTACAACCGCGGGGACAATGGGGAAATCAAAGCAGCGGATTTCGAGAGCAGATACGAAGACTGGCGGAAAGCCCTTGAGGAAAAACTGGGCACACGCGGTTCCAGCCGTGACCAGCGCGGCGCGGTGCCGATCCGTGGCATGATGTGGACCAAGGATGATTCCGCATTCCTGCTTGAGTCCAGTTGGAACAAATCCGAGAGCCGCGCGGAGTTCATCCGCCTCCGCATGGCCTCCGTTTCCGGGGCACGGAACAAGACCGGCAAGGTCGTGAGGCGCGCCAGCCTGGAGGACAACGTGAAAAAGGACGCGGCGGGCTTCACCTACGTGGATGGAATCCCGATGGTGGATCAGGGGGAGAAGGGCTATTGCGTTGTGGCCACGGTGGAAAGGGTGGGACGCCTCTACGGACTGGAAATGGACCAGCACGAAATGGCGCAGCTTGCGAACACCACCTCAGGCGGCACAAATGGGGACGAGTTGGAAGAGGCTTTCAAGAAAGTGACCGGAAAAATCCATGTCCGCACCCTGCGGCTGATCGATTACGACGACAAACAGCTCAACAAGGACATGAAAGCATACAACCGCTTGGCCAAGAAAGAGGGGGCCTGGACCATGGACATGGATACGGATGAGTGGATCATCAACCCTGTCTGGTTCTGGTCAAAGGCGGATAAGGAAGTCTTCCGGACCATCAAGGCGGAGCAGAACGGCTGCGAACATTTCCAGCGCAAGATCAAGGAATACGTGGATCAGGGCACCCCGCTATGCTGGACTCTGTTTCTCGGCATGTTCCCTGAAAAGGGTCTGCCCCAGAGTTTCGGCGGACACATGCGCCTCATCACCGGCTACAACTATGACGGCGATGTGCCGAAAATCTATTACAGCGACTCCTGGGGCGAAGGCCACCACCAGAAGACCATGCGCCTGGACGAGGCTTACTGCATGACCATGGGCCTCTACGCGATGGTGCCTAACAGATAA
- a CDS encoding transposase: MERAVGRGLARREPGELAWIGMEHLSDEAPCRIRMSGGCELGVSKAWCLKELFKRFWNRRDRDDAERHLEYWEKEVASSGVDEMKEVAGMPGKHLDNILTHFDCHITNAIPEGINSKIQAIKANARGFRNFKNCRTRILFFCGKLSLVP, from the coding sequence ATGGAACGTGCGGTTGGGCGCGGCCTGGCGCGTCGGGAACCCGGCGAGCTTGCATGGATTGGCATGGAGCACCTGAGCGATGAAGCCCCCTGCCGGATCAGGATGTCAGGCGGATGCGAGCTCGGGGTTTCCAAAGCCTGGTGTCTCAAGGAACTCTTCAAGCGCTTCTGGAACCGGCGGGACAGGGATGATGCGGAGCGCCACTTGGAGTATTGGGAGAAGGAGGTTGCCAGCTCGGGAGTGGATGAGATGAAGGAAGTGGCGGGGATGCCCGGGAAGCATCTCGACAACATCCTCACCCACTTCGACTGCCACATCACCAACGCCATCCCGGAAGGGATCAACTCCAAGATCCAAGCCATCAAGGCCAATGCCCGGGGCTTCAGGAACTTCAAAAACTGCCGCACCAGAATCCTCTTCTTCTGCGGCAAGCTATCACTGGTTCCATAA
- a CDS encoding L,D-transpeptidase, with translation MPYTTQKYLRAINPGIEFNSAPPGPNNLVGILWAGQNRPGIGVHGSPAPEPVGRAGSHGCIRHSNWDAATFYTLVGKGIAVTIR, from the coding sequence ATGCCCTACACCACCCAGAAATATCTCCGCGCCATCAATCCCGGCATCGAGTTCAACAGCGCCCCTCCTGGCCCCAACAACCTCGTCGGCATCCTCTGGGCCGGACAGAACCGCCCCGGCATAGGCGTCCACGGCAGCCCCGCCCCCGAACCCGTAGGCCGCGCCGGAAGCCATGGCTGTATCCGGCATTCGAACTGGGATGCCGCCACTTTTTACACGCTAGTTGGGAAAGGCATCGCTGTCACCATACGGTGA